In one Sander lucioperca isolate FBNREF2018 chromosome 7, SLUC_FBN_1.2, whole genome shotgun sequence genomic region, the following are encoded:
- the LOC118495465 gene encoding uncharacterized protein LOC118495465, which yields MTSIRILEFLLLFLLQQVYSEEAEPMFRAAGTDIEMGYCFGADYIVVYRCAPEGDQLLGNSSDDSKPITPPADLQGRVHINKNQHLLALLISNLTHKDSGIYRRECWENHMLVSQHTEQLSVCDKEVKSEEIIVKEEDERAELLCNNTSTGLEGTSVRWYYEMYPFYKPTLFLDSSVSLELLGQELQGVVEVRRNGALLLLANSMLKNNLNFYCLVSKGKNCLSFQNKHLPDNSESREMFVSQGERVILKCPSDGNNQQWETPLGGITSSSMGMYISFGDKSENFSLVIPAFSDEYSGPYSCISSSLEMQYLLVLCPKKESHEKVGAEGGSVLLDCDVGKDDSQRVLWHRGDPLGKHELIHDSHDKTLPIPGNLRDRLTLSESGSSLTISHLEVKDQQVYWCVVLGSPEFLEAGDYKGDYDYNDSRDDAITDSQYWDDTNRCIFKQETNLSLTDRTIRQLITYETSPTADPPAASTITMYAVGAGLVGLLLGVGMIVAVIAMKRRAKTSLKQREAASHSGRNKTKDIKMDVDPGCTERLTHNYA from the coding sequence atgaCCTCTATCAGGATTCTGGAGTTTctgcttctcttcctcctccagcaGGTTTATAGTGAGGAGGCAGAGCCCATGTTCAGAGCAGCGGGCACCGATATCGAGATGGGGTATTGTTTCGGAGCGGATTATATTGTTGTTTATAGATGTGCTCCGGAGGGAGACCAGCTGCTTGGTAATTCCTCAGATGACAGCAAGCCCATTACACCTCCTGCGGACCTCCAGGGTCGCGTCCACATCAACAAAAATCAGCATCTGCTCGCGCTCCTGATCAGTAACCTCACACACAAGGACTCAGGGATTTATAGGAGGGAATGCTGGGAGAACCACATGCTAGTCAGCCAGCACACAGAGCAGCTCTCTGTGTGCGATAAGGAGGTGAAATCTGAAGAGATCATTGTGAAGGAAGAAGATGAAAGGGCTGAGCTTCTGTGTAACAACACTTCCACTGGTTTGGAGGGAACCTCTGTGCGCTGGTACTATGAAATGTATCCGTTTTATAAGCCCACACTCTTCCTGGACAGTAGCGTGTCGCTGGAGCTTCTGGGGCAGGAGCTGCAGGGTGTGGTGGAGGTCAGACGCAACGGGGCGTTGCTCTTGCTCGCCAACAGCATGTTAAAGAATAACCTGAACTTTTACTGTCTTGTGAGCAAAGGTAAGAATTGTCTCAGTTTCCAAAACAAACACCTACCAGACAACAGTGAAAGCAGGGAAATGTTTGTCTCCCAAGGGGAGAGAGTGATACTAAAATGCCCCTCTGATGGTAACAACCAGCAATGGGAGACACCACTGGGGGGAATCACTAGCAGCAGCATGGGGATGTACATTTCATTTGGTGACAAATCAGAAAACTTCTCATTAGTAATTCCAGCCTTCTCGGATGAATATAGTGGGCCCTATTCATGCATCTCCTCTTCGCTTGAAATGCAGTACTTGCTGGTTCTTTGCCCCAAAAAGGAATCCCATGAAAAAGTTGGTGCTGAAGGCGGGAGTGTCTTGCTAGATTGTGATGTTGGCAAAGATGACTCCCAAAGGGTGCTGTGGCACCGCGGAGATCCATTAGGCAAACATGAACTTATCCATGACTCACACGACAAGACGCTTCCCATCCCAGGGAATCTGAGGGACAGGCTGACTCTGTCTGAAAGTGGCTCCTCGCTGACCATCTCCCACCTCGAGGTGAAAGATCAACAGGTGTACTGGTGTGTTGTTTTAGGAAGCCCTGAGTTCCTGGAGGCGGGCGATTACAAAGGGGATTATGATTACAACGATAGTAGGGATGATGCAATCACTGATAGCCAATACTGGGATGACACAAACAGGTGCATCTTTAAACAGGAGACCAATTTGAGCTTGACAGATAGGACAATTAGGCAACTAATTACCTATGAAACTAGCCCCACAGCTGATCCGCCAGCAGCCTCTACTATTACCATGTATGCTGTGGGGGCTGGACTGGTGGGGCTGCTGCTGGGGGTTGGAATGATTGTGGCGGTGATTGCGATGAAGAGGAGGGCAAAGACCTCACTGAAGCAGAGGGAAGCAGCCTCTCACTCTGGACGAAACAAGACCAAGGACATAAAAATGGACGTGGATCCTGGTTGTACTGAGAGGTTAACACATAATTATGCTTAA
- the mterf2 gene encoding transcription termination factor 2, mitochondrial isoform X2, with protein MLRLIATSLCLRCQRATALPLHLRPCATLSSAENQQTVEALYDLSVDLQKVRKFKGWVLHQSPAYTKEVADMLKDMGASGSIIARILAVHPEAVLCPPEQMQAQRKLWMSVCPKQKELVGIIEKFPASFFTSSSHHDNQRNNIAYFQSLNLNKRIITKLMASAPQSFSRQVEQNEVMVRTLQQAYQELGGEEANMKTWLQKLLSQNPFVLLKPPEVLRQNLLFLREKGFNTAELLRLLSKLRGYVTELNPDSMRRTLAYSQDTMGCSETELRDMILNCPALLTYPDDILAERFESLLSAGISMSQIIETPSVLELTTQIVNYRIQRLSVHGYDVRTGSLEVLSGTKKDFEMSYGKLQLRRERPLFNPVAPLIGDD; from the coding sequence ATGTTGCGCTTGATCGCAACATCCCTGTGCCTCCGGTGCCAACGTGCCACAGCTCTACCTTTACACCTAAGACCATGTGCAACACTGAGCTCAGCAGAGAACCAGCAGACCGTGGAGGCTCTCTATGATCTCTCTGTGGACCTCCAGAAGGTCCGGAAATTTAAGGGCTGGGTCCTGCATCAGAGCCCAGCCTATACGAAGGAGGTAGCTGACATGCTAAAGGACATGGGAGCCTCGGGCTCCATCATTGCCCGGATCCTAGCAGTTCACCCTGAGGCGGTCCTCTGTCCCCCAGAGCAGATGCAGGCTCAGAGGAAGCTGTGGATGTCCGTGTGCCCAAAACAGAAAGAGCTGGTCGGTATCATTGAGAAATTCCCAGCCTCCTTCTTCACCTCGTCCAGCCACCATGACAACCAGCGGAACAACATCGCTTACTTCCAGAGCTTAAACCTCAACAAGCGAATCATCACTAAGCTGATGGCCAGCGCTCCCCAGAGCTTCAGCCGGCAAGTAGAGCAGAACGAGGTGATGGTGCGCACCCTCCAGCAGGCCTACCAGGAGCTTGGGGGTGAGGAGGCCAACATGAAAACCTGGCTTCAGAAGCTGCTAAGTCAGAACCCGTTTGTTCTCCTTAAGCCTCCCGAGGTGCTGAGGCAGAACCTGTTGTTCCTGAGAGAGAAGGGCTTCAACACGGCCGAGCTCCTCCGCCTCCTCTCCAAACTCAGGGGCTACGTCACTGAGCTGAACCCGGACAGCATGCGTCGCACCCTGGCGTACTCCCAGGACACTATGGGCTGCTCGGAGACAGAGCTGCGGGACATGATCCTAAACTGCCCGGCTCTGCTTACCTACCCTGACGATATTCTGGCTGAGCGCTTTGAGAGCCTCCTCAGCGCTGGGATCAGCATGTCTCAAATCATAGAGACTCCGAGCGTTTTGGAGCTGACCACGCAGATAGTGAATTATCGCATTCAGCGACTGAGTGTGCACGGTTATGATGTAAGGACAGGTAGTCTGGAGGTCCTAAGTGGCACTAAGAAGGACTTTGAGATGAGCTATGGAAAACTACAGCTACGTAGAGAGAGACCACTTTTTAACCCTGTCGCCCCTTTAATAGGAGATGACTGA
- the mterf2 gene encoding transcription termination factor 2, mitochondrial isoform X1 — MILSHLAGDPLQIFASMLRLIATSLCLRCQRATALPLHLRPCATLSSAENQQTVEALYDLSVDLQKVRKFKGWVLHQSPAYTKEVADMLKDMGASGSIIARILAVHPEAVLCPPEQMQAQRKLWMSVCPKQKELVGIIEKFPASFFTSSSHHDNQRNNIAYFQSLNLNKRIITKLMASAPQSFSRQVEQNEVMVRTLQQAYQELGGEEANMKTWLQKLLSQNPFVLLKPPEVLRQNLLFLREKGFNTAELLRLLSKLRGYVTELNPDSMRRTLAYSQDTMGCSETELRDMILNCPALLTYPDDILAERFESLLSAGISMSQIIETPSVLELTTQIVNYRIQRLSVHGYDVRTGSLEVLSGTKKDFEMSYGKLQLRRERPLFNPVAPLIGDD, encoded by the exons ATGATTTTGTCACATctagcag GTGATCCACTTCAGATCTTTGCATCAATGTTGCGCTTGATCGCAACATCCCTGTGCCTCCGGTGCCAACGTGCCACAGCTCTACCTTTACACCTAAGACCATGTGCAACACTGAGCTCAGCAGAGAACCAGCAGACCGTGGAGGCTCTCTATGATCTCTCTGTGGACCTCCAGAAGGTCCGGAAATTTAAGGGCTGGGTCCTGCATCAGAGCCCAGCCTATACGAAGGAGGTAGCTGACATGCTAAAGGACATGGGAGCCTCGGGCTCCATCATTGCCCGGATCCTAGCAGTTCACCCTGAGGCGGTCCTCTGTCCCCCAGAGCAGATGCAGGCTCAGAGGAAGCTGTGGATGTCCGTGTGCCCAAAACAGAAAGAGCTGGTCGGTATCATTGAGAAATTCCCAGCCTCCTTCTTCACCTCGTCCAGCCACCATGACAACCAGCGGAACAACATCGCTTACTTCCAGAGCTTAAACCTCAACAAGCGAATCATCACTAAGCTGATGGCCAGCGCTCCCCAGAGCTTCAGCCGGCAAGTAGAGCAGAACGAGGTGATGGTGCGCACCCTCCAGCAGGCCTACCAGGAGCTTGGGGGTGAGGAGGCCAACATGAAAACCTGGCTTCAGAAGCTGCTAAGTCAGAACCCGTTTGTTCTCCTTAAGCCTCCCGAGGTGCTGAGGCAGAACCTGTTGTTCCTGAGAGAGAAGGGCTTCAACACGGCCGAGCTCCTCCGCCTCCTCTCCAAACTCAGGGGCTACGTCACTGAGCTGAACCCGGACAGCATGCGTCGCACCCTGGCGTACTCCCAGGACACTATGGGCTGCTCGGAGACAGAGCTGCGGGACATGATCCTAAACTGCCCGGCTCTGCTTACCTACCCTGACGATATTCTGGCTGAGCGCTTTGAGAGCCTCCTCAGCGCTGGGATCAGCATGTCTCAAATCATAGAGACTCCGAGCGTTTTGGAGCTGACCACGCAGATAGTGAATTATCGCATTCAGCGACTGAGTGTGCACGGTTATGATGTAAGGACAGGTAGTCTGGAGGTCCTAAGTGGCACTAAGAAGGACTTTGAGATGAGCTATGGAAAACTACAGCTACGTAGAGAGAGACCACTTTTTAACCCTGTCGCCCCTTTAATAGGAGATGACTGA